Proteins from a single region of Dysosmobacter acutus:
- a CDS encoding TPM domain-containing protein, giving the protein MKFFQKRSVAVLVLVIAVALGCFIGQVKKPDVTEEASTKIVGTYTYAYDYAGVLSDDTMEHIDAMNASLFAQTGAQIMVVTVDDTGEEDIIAYGESMGNRYGIGDKERNNGIVLVLALNNISQGGLVGDYAEVPGLGLHRYEDSLNSILSAYMEDSFAAGNYDKGVRKTVDAFMAWFADFYSVTVKENYIPVVPQTFETGTGYYTQSTGYFAPTAGQLIGNAMVLVITLFVVWMILDAFRWRSYRRRYMRPGMGIPTVLYYPVFWGRPRRPRPPRPPRPPRGPGPGPRPPSGGGFGGGSFNGGFGGSRPGGFGGGSFGGSFGGSRGGSFGGGGSFGGGRGGSRGGFGGSRGGGFGGGGSFGGGRGGRR; this is encoded by the coding sequence ATGAAATTTTTTCAAAAAAGAAGCGTTGCCGTCCTTGTGCTGGTGATAGCGGTGGCTTTGGGCTGTTTCATCGGCCAGGTGAAAAAGCCGGACGTCACCGAGGAGGCCAGCACAAAAATCGTGGGAACCTACACCTATGCCTACGATTACGCCGGCGTGCTCTCCGACGATACCATGGAGCACATCGATGCCATGAACGCCTCCCTCTTTGCCCAGACCGGCGCCCAGATCATGGTGGTCACGGTGGACGATACCGGCGAAGAGGATATCATCGCTTACGGCGAGAGCATGGGCAACCGCTACGGCATCGGCGACAAGGAGCGCAACAACGGCATTGTGCTGGTGCTGGCGCTGAACAACATCTCCCAGGGCGGCCTGGTGGGCGACTATGCCGAGGTGCCGGGGCTGGGGCTTCACAGATATGAGGACTCCTTGAACAGCATCCTCTCTGCCTATATGGAAGACAGCTTTGCCGCCGGAAACTACGATAAGGGCGTCCGGAAGACGGTGGACGCCTTCATGGCGTGGTTTGCCGATTTTTACAGCGTGACCGTCAAGGAGAACTACATTCCCGTCGTGCCCCAGACCTTTGAGACGGGCACAGGGTACTACACCCAGTCCACCGGCTATTTTGCGCCCACAGCCGGTCAGCTGATCGGGAATGCGATGGTTTTGGTCATCACGCTCTTTGTGGTGTGGATGATCTTGGACGCCTTCCGCTGGAGGAGCTATCGCCGGCGGTACATGCGGCCCGGCATGGGGATTCCCACCGTGCTCTATTACCCTGTCTTCTGGGGACGGCCCAGGCGGCCCCGCCCGCCTCGTCCTCCCCGGCCGCCCCGGGGCCCGGGCCCCGGACCGCGTCCGCCCTCCGGCGGAGGGTTTGGAGGCGGTTCCTTCAATGGCGGCTTCGGTGGTTCCCGGCCCGGCGGCTTCGGGGGCGGCAGCTTTGGCGGCTCCTTTGGCGGAAGCCGGGGCGGCAGTTTCGGCGGCGGAGGGTCCTTTGGCGGCGGTCGAGGCGGTTCCCGCGGCGGTTTCGGCGGAAGCCGGGGCGGCGGCTTCGGCGGTGGAGGGTCCTTTGGCGGCGGTCGAGGCGGCCGCCGGTAA
- a CDS encoding helix-turn-helix domain-containing protein: MQILAQRLKELREGRRLYQKEMAELLGLSLRGYQSYETDQSEPKLKTLIALADYFDVSIDYLVGRTDGKCTGKSKKESNL; the protein is encoded by the coding sequence ATGCAGATACTGGCACAGCGGCTGAAAGAGCTTCGGGAGGGCCGCAGGCTTTATCAAAAAGAAATGGCGGAGCTGCTGGGGCTTTCCCTGCGGGGGTATCAAAGCTATGAGACGGACCAGAGCGAGCCAAAGCTGAAAACCCTGATCGCCCTTGCGGATTATTTTGACGTATCCATTGATTACCTGGTGGGCCGGACGGACGGCAAATGCACCGGGAAGAGCAAGAAGGAATCAAATCTATGA
- a CDS encoding DUF6809 family protein, translated as MTDPLQLLYDEALATGICPYLSMGSYRRASDTAEETLDALEAMLDPQALKLLEQYREACFQTQGMELEAMFRSAFRVARELFTQV; from the coding sequence ATGACCGATCCCCTTCAGCTCCTCTATGACGAGGCCCTTGCCACCGGCATCTGTCCCTATCTGAGCATGGGCAGCTACCGGCGGGCCTCCGACACCGCGGAAGAAACCCTTGACGCGCTGGAGGCTATGCTGGACCCTCAGGCCCTTAAACTGCTGGAGCAGTACCGGGAGGCCTGCTTCCAGACCCAGGGCATGGAACTGGAGGCCATGTTCCGCTCCGCCTTCCGCGTGGCCCGGGAACTTTTCACGCAGGTCTAA
- a CDS encoding toxic anion resistance protein codes for MDESNKIPKLTLEPQAAAAAAMPELTLDGAAPQEAAAEEPGKEAPPVEMDERLLSEEEKKAVEEFSKKIDITDSNLILQYGAAAQKNVAGFSENALSSVRNKDLGEVGEALSELVVELKQFGTGEEEKKGLFGMFKKSRDRMEAMKAQYSKVETNVDKIARELEQHQVTLMKDVAMFDQMYELNLKYYKELTMYILAGKRKLKSVRENELPALRSQAETSGAQEDAQKYNDMVQMCERFEKKLHDLELTRMISVQMGPQTRLLQNNDTLMVEKIQSSLVNTIPLWKSQMVLALGMEHARQATAAQSAVTNMTNELLKKNADLLKTGTVAAAREAERSVVDIETLQHTNEQLISTLDEVLNIQRDGAQKRRAAEVELSKIEGELKQKLMELRN; via the coding sequence ATGGATGAGAGCAACAAAATCCCCAAGCTGACGCTGGAGCCCCAGGCGGCCGCGGCTGCCGCCATGCCGGAGCTGACGCTGGACGGCGCCGCGCCCCAGGAGGCCGCCGCGGAGGAGCCAGGGAAAGAGGCGCCCCCCGTGGAGATGGACGAACGGCTGCTCAGCGAAGAGGAGAAAAAGGCGGTGGAGGAGTTCTCCAAAAAGATTGACATCACCGACTCCAACCTGATTTTACAGTACGGCGCGGCGGCCCAAAAGAATGTGGCCGGTTTTTCGGAAAACGCCCTCAGCTCCGTCCGCAACAAGGACCTGGGCGAGGTGGGCGAGGCCCTGAGCGAGCTGGTAGTGGAGCTGAAGCAGTTCGGCACCGGCGAGGAGGAGAAAAAGGGCCTTTTCGGCATGTTCAAAAAGAGCAGGGACCGTATGGAGGCCATGAAGGCCCAGTACTCCAAGGTGGAGACCAACGTGGACAAGATCGCCCGGGAGCTGGAGCAGCATCAGGTGACGCTGATGAAGGACGTGGCCATGTTTGACCAGATGTACGAGCTGAACCTGAAGTACTACAAGGAGCTGACCATGTATATCCTGGCCGGCAAGAGGAAGCTGAAGAGTGTGCGGGAGAATGAGCTGCCCGCCCTGCGCAGCCAAGCGGAGACCTCCGGCGCCCAAGAGGACGCCCAGAAGTACAACGACATGGTCCAGATGTGCGAGCGGTTTGAAAAGAAGCTCCACGACCTGGAGCTGACCCGGATGATCTCCGTCCAGATGGGACCCCAGACCCGGCTGCTGCAAAATAACGACACGCTGATGGTGGAGAAAATCCAGTCCTCCCTGGTCAATACCATCCCTTTGTGGAAGAGCCAGATGGTGCTGGCCTTGGGCATGGAGCATGCCCGTCAGGCCACCGCCGCACAGAGCGCCGTCACCAACATGACCAATGAGCTGCTGAAAAAGAACGCCGACCTGCTCAAGACCGGTACTGTGGCGGCCGCCAGGGAGGCGGAGCGCAGCGTCGTGGACATCGAGACGCTCCAGCATACCAATGAGCAGCTGATCTCCACTTTGGACGAGGTGCTGAACATCCAGCGGGACGGCGCCCAGAAACGCCGGGCCGCGGAGGTGGAGCTGAGCAAGATTGAGGGCGAGCTGAAGCAAAAGCTGATGGAGCTTCGGAATTAG
- a CDS encoding 5-bromo-4-chloroindolyl phosphate hydrolysis family protein, producing the protein MTKRKPVEPFYAAAVVFLLYALIFPLYAPLHYAIAAAAAAAVFAVALLLCRGGAVGQSEKKAEKAAEEKTTGDPELDKMLKNGRLAIAEMKRLDGNIADEEISADIVRLEQVSEKIFDQVRQDPRKLPQIRKFMDYYLPTTLKLLNAYDRAAGTGVSGENINATLHKVEGMMKTIVSAFEKQLDALFGSEALDISTDITVLENMMAREGLTENPLKAESVPKEDGDIKLEL; encoded by the coding sequence ATGACCAAGCGCAAACCCGTGGAGCCGTTTTACGCGGCCGCGGTTGTCTTTTTGCTCTATGCGCTGATCTTCCCGCTGTACGCGCCGCTGCACTACGCCATTGCCGCGGCCGCTGCCGCGGCTGTGTTTGCCGTGGCGTTGCTGCTGTGCCGCGGCGGCGCGGTGGGGCAGAGTGAGAAAAAGGCGGAGAAGGCGGCGGAGGAAAAGACCACCGGCGACCCGGAGTTGGACAAGATGCTCAAAAACGGCCGTCTGGCCATCGCCGAGATGAAGCGCCTGGACGGGAACATCGCCGACGAGGAGATTTCCGCCGACATTGTGCGCCTGGAGCAGGTGTCGGAGAAGATTTTCGACCAGGTCCGCCAGGACCCCAGGAAGCTGCCCCAGATCCGCAAGTTCATGGATTACTATCTGCCCACCACGCTGAAGCTGCTCAACGCCTATGACCGGGCGGCGGGCACCGGCGTCAGCGGTGAAAACATCAACGCCACGCTGCACAAGGTAGAGGGGATGATGAAGACCATTGTGTCCGCCTTTGAAAAGCAGTTAGACGCACTCTTCGGCAGCGAGGCCCTGGATATCTCCACCGACATCACCGTGCTGGAGAATATGATGGCCCGGGAGGGGCTGACGGAGAATCCCCTGAAGGCGGAGTCCGTGCCCAAGGAGGACGGGGACATCAAACTGGAACTTTAA
- a CDS encoding DUF6512 family protein, whose product MRRKLIRWELMGFLITVAAGTLLHFLYEWSGGSKAAAAFCAVNESTWEHMKLLFIPLFFFSLVQVIFLWKTYPNLPAARGLSAIVGTALIPVLFYTYTGVWGNHAMWADIAVFVLSAAAAFLLDHALLRRGRLSSPFLQLLGVIVLWGLLFVFIFFTFRPPHLAVFQDPVTLQYGIAKP is encoded by the coding sequence ATGCGGAGGAAACTGATTCGTTGGGAGCTGATGGGCTTCCTGATCACTGTGGCGGCGGGGACGCTGCTGCATTTTCTATATGAGTGGAGCGGCGGCAGCAAGGCGGCGGCCGCCTTTTGCGCGGTCAACGAATCCACCTGGGAACATATGAAGCTGCTGTTCATCCCCCTCTTTTTCTTCTCCCTGGTCCAGGTGATCTTCCTCTGGAAGACCTACCCCAACCTGCCGGCGGCACGGGGCCTTTCCGCGATAGTGGGCACGGCGCTGATCCCGGTGCTCTTCTACACCTACACCGGCGTATGGGGCAATCATGCGATGTGGGCGGACATCGCCGTCTTTGTGCTCTCCGCGGCCGCTGCCTTTCTTCTGGACCACGCCCTGCTGCGCCGGGGGAGGCTGTCCTCTCCCTTCCTCCAGCTTTTGGGGGTGATCGTCCTGTGGGGGCTGCTGTTCGTCTTCATTTTCTTCACCTTTCGCCCCCCGCACCTTGCGGTATTCCAGGATCCGGTGACCCTTCAATACGGCATTGCAAAGCCCTGA
- a CDS encoding MBL fold metallo-hydrolase codes for MEKTEKERERMNITWLGHACFLLEQNGFLALIDPYRGVEGYGDLHARAHAVYCSHGHDDHSYTGGVTLLGGKENPFTVREIESFHDDQGGALRGTNKIRSFTAGGVTVVHLGDLGHLLSPEQVGEIGPCDVLLLPVGGVYTVDAPAAKAVAEQIAPRCIVPMHYRHAPYGLSVVDGVERFAALYGKGEVEWAGSNRFAVTREPLPPVLVLRYRAE; via the coding sequence ATGGAGAAAACGGAAAAGGAGCGTGAGCGGATGAACATCACCTGGCTGGGCCATGCCTGTTTCCTCCTGGAGCAGAATGGGTTCCTTGCGCTGATTGACCCCTACCGCGGCGTGGAGGGCTACGGCGACCTCCATGCCCGGGCCCATGCGGTCTACTGCAGCCACGGCCACGACGACCACAGCTACACCGGCGGCGTCACGCTGCTGGGCGGAAAGGAGAACCCCTTTACCGTCCGGGAAATTGAGAGCTTTCACGACGACCAGGGCGGGGCGCTCCGGGGCACCAACAAAATCCGCAGCTTCACCGCCGGCGGCGTCACCGTGGTGCACTTAGGCGATCTGGGCCATCTGCTGAGCCCGGAGCAGGTGGGCGAAATCGGCCCATGCGACGTGCTGCTCCTTCCCGTGGGCGGGGTGTACACCGTGGACGCCCCGGCTGCCAAAGCGGTGGCGGAGCAGATCGCTCCGCGCTGCATCGTGCCCATGCACTACCGCCATGCGCCCTACGGACTCAGTGTGGTGGACGGTGTGGAGCGCTTTGCGGCCCTCTATGGAAAAGGGGAGGTGGAGTGGGCCGGTTCCAACCGCTTTGCCGTCACACGGGAGCCTCTGCCTCCCGTGCTGGTTCTGCGTTACCGGGCTGAATAA
- a CDS encoding DUF4349 domain-containing protein translates to MKRKLFALALSCLAVLPLLTACGSAGGSTAASGNGEMRDDMQMESTAGGDMAPAAPQSFQEDAKRIYTAQVQMETTEFDSAASSIAELVEELGGWFESSSVSSYGSGYRYGNYTVRVPADQYTPFLSQVGTLCHVTYQSQGTEDVTEVYYDTSGRLKTQQVKLERLQELLRRAETMEDIITVESAISETEAQIEALSGELQRYDHLVDYSTVYLSLDEVYRLSNVEEPVSTLSGRLGAAFSSGWKDFTGFLESLVVALAYGWVWVVVLIAVAAVVLRRLRLRRGNAGRISEKQKRDDKTE, encoded by the coding sequence ATGAAACGAAAACTTTTTGCCCTTGCACTGTCCTGTCTGGCGGTCCTGCCCCTGCTCACGGCCTGCGGAAGCGCCGGAGGTTCCACCGCCGCGTCGGGGAACGGAGAGATGAGAGACGATATGCAGATGGAGAGCACGGCGGGCGGCGACATGGCGCCGGCAGCGCCGCAGAGCTTTCAGGAAGATGCTAAGCGCATCTATACCGCCCAGGTCCAGATGGAGACCACGGAGTTTGACTCCGCCGCGTCGTCGATCGCGGAGCTGGTGGAGGAGCTGGGCGGCTGGTTTGAAAGCAGCAGCGTCAGCAGCTACGGCTCCGGCTACCGCTATGGAAACTACACGGTCCGCGTCCCGGCGGACCAGTACACGCCCTTCCTCTCCCAGGTGGGGACGCTGTGCCACGTGACCTATCAAAGTCAAGGCACGGAGGATGTGACGGAGGTCTATTACGACACCTCAGGGCGGCTGAAGACCCAGCAGGTGAAGTTGGAGCGGCTCCAGGAGCTGCTGCGCCGGGCGGAGACCATGGAGGACATCATCACCGTGGAGTCGGCCATCTCCGAGACGGAAGCCCAGATCGAGGCTCTCTCCGGTGAGCTGCAGCGCTATGACCACTTGGTGGATTACTCCACCGTGTACCTGTCCCTGGACGAGGTGTACCGCCTTTCCAATGTGGAGGAGCCGGTCTCCACCCTGAGCGGACGGCTTGGCGCGGCCTTTTCCTCCGGCTGGAAGGACTTCACCGGCTTCCTTGAATCGCTGGTGGTGGCCCTTGCCTACGGCTGGGTATGGGTGGTGGTGCTCATCGCCGTGGCTGCGGTGGTGCTGCGGCGGCTGCGCCTCCGGCGCGGAAATGCCGGAAGAATCTCCGAAAAACAGAAGAGGGATGACAAAACGGAGTAA
- a CDS encoding (2Fe-2S)-binding protein, producing the protein MSAPDGARVMCLCHGVTWADIRTAVDGGAETFEEVRRQTGCGKSCAMCVERIRGEVDALLGQSGRQGG; encoded by the coding sequence ATGAGCGCGCCGGACGGGGCCCGGGTGATGTGCCTGTGCCACGGTGTCACCTGGGCGGATATCCGGACGGCCGTGGACGGCGGGGCGGAGACGTTTGAGGAGGTGCGGCGCCAGACGGGCTGCGGCAAAAGCTGCGCCATGTGTGTGGAGCGGATCAGGGGGGAAGTGGACGCGCTTTTAGGCCAATCGGGCCGACAGGGCGGATAA
- a CDS encoding MFS transporter, which produces MKKQGSNKWYWIIAASLFLVMMFNCGVGYYSLSLFVTPITRSFGISSGDFAILYVFYGVGSAAAAAFFNRLLKRFALKSLIVFGGLISAAGYFVFAGSNRLEAMFIGGVLIGASTVFSGTAAVQMAIARWFSERRSQVTGLVASASGIGTAVGSPIVGWMIRALGWRVACVVIGALVAVFVCAQITLLLREEPGCVGLMPYGESLGAEEGGMRGGAVPGDGCPLSEGIKKPSFWLFAGGMIVVAVVYQMITLYQSTILIERGVPEAVAAACLSVFAVVDMCSKASAGIIADRFGFRIVTLYCAGATALAFILIRVVDGTAGAVLFSALLGFWPTVCVLYGVTASISLFGKRYLSEYIGFSQTLMCCCSLVGMPLIRTLYNAIGSFDTVMNIAIGLLATFAVMMVRMLRKSNFFSGEKRGEGAPGRG; this is translated from the coding sequence ATGAAAAAGCAGGGATCGAACAAGTGGTATTGGATTATTGCCGCCTCCTTATTCCTGGTGATGATGTTCAACTGCGGCGTGGGCTACTACAGCCTGTCGCTGTTTGTGACGCCCATCACAAGGAGCTTTGGAATCAGCAGCGGAGACTTCGCGATTTTGTATGTCTTTTACGGCGTGGGCAGCGCGGCCGCCGCGGCGTTCTTCAACAGGCTGCTCAAGCGCTTTGCGCTGAAGTCCCTGATCGTGTTCGGCGGACTGATCAGCGCGGCGGGATATTTTGTATTCGCCGGGTCCAACCGTCTTGAGGCCATGTTCATCGGAGGCGTGCTGATCGGCGCGTCCACGGTTTTTTCCGGTACGGCCGCCGTACAGATGGCCATTGCCCGCTGGTTTTCCGAGCGCCGCAGTCAGGTTACCGGCCTGGTGGCCTCCGCCAGCGGCATCGGCACGGCGGTGGGGAGTCCCATTGTGGGCTGGATGATCCGCGCGCTGGGCTGGCGGGTCGCCTGCGTGGTCATCGGCGCTTTGGTGGCGGTGTTTGTCTGTGCCCAGATCACGTTGCTGCTCCGGGAGGAGCCGGGCTGCGTCGGACTGATGCCATACGGCGAAAGCTTGGGCGCGGAGGAGGGCGGCATGCGGGGCGGAGCGGTCCCGGGAGACGGCTGCCCGCTGAGCGAGGGAATCAAAAAGCCGTCCTTCTGGCTGTTTGCCGGCGGCATGATCGTGGTGGCGGTGGTCTACCAGATGATCACCCTGTACCAGTCCACGATCCTGATTGAGCGTGGAGTGCCGGAAGCGGTGGCCGCCGCATGCCTCTCCGTCTTTGCGGTGGTGGACATGTGCAGCAAGGCCAGCGCGGGCATCATCGCCGACCGGTTTGGCTTCAGGATCGTGACGCTGTACTGCGCCGGGGCCACGGCGCTTGCGTTTATCCTGATCCGCGTGGTGGACGGGACCGCGGGCGCGGTTTTGTTCTCGGCTCTGCTGGGCTTCTGGCCCACGGTGTGCGTGCTCTACGGCGTCACGGCCTCCATCAGCCTTTTCGGGAAGCGGTATCTCTCTGAGTATATCGGCTTTTCCCAGACGCTGATGTGCTGCTGCTCGCTGGTCGGCATGCCTTTGATCAGAACGCTGTACAACGCCATCGGGTCCTTTGACACGGTGATGAACATTGCCATCGGATTGCTGGCGACCTTTGCCGTCATGATGGTCCGGATGCTGAGGAAATCCAATTTTTTTTCAGGAGAGAAGAGAGGGGAGGGCGCGCCTGGGCGCGGATGA
- a CDS encoding acetoacetate decarboxylase family protein, which produces MVLKEEGAAARRHVAENIISLRLKMDPQTIARYLPAPFTPNREGELTVMLADYYGHDEDMVEQAEAAAQFVYPYYTTMQEGLISIPCKFEGKPGNYLAKIWQDRDWGVQRGPMLGYDTELAEVHINRFPGRLRKLYAPHVGSKIKGVVRQNGDNLISGWIELTEEVSYPEEEYMVCYGRRQIEDMLDPEGEKLIDDILIEHHDSEIKGQVFKGIGHLKLGGFMKDWDYEVIDAYYFEIGFSTSGWRVLKDLKQQRE; this is translated from the coding sequence ATGGTTTTAAAGGAAGAAGGGGCGGCGGCCCGCCGCCATGTGGCGGAGAACATCATCTCCTTGCGGCTGAAGATGGATCCACAAACCATTGCCCGGTATCTTCCGGCTCCCTTTACGCCCAACCGGGAGGGCGAGCTCACGGTGATGCTTGCCGACTATTACGGCCACGACGAGGACATGGTGGAGCAGGCGGAGGCGGCCGCGCAGTTCGTCTACCCCTATTACACCACCATGCAGGAGGGGCTCATCAGCATCCCCTGCAAGTTTGAGGGCAAGCCGGGCAACTACCTTGCAAAGATCTGGCAGGACCGGGATTGGGGCGTTCAGCGCGGCCCGATGCTGGGCTACGACACCGAACTGGCCGAGGTCCACATCAACCGCTTTCCCGGCAGGCTGCGCAAGCTCTACGCGCCCCATGTGGGCAGCAAGATCAAAGGCGTTGTCCGCCAGAACGGCGACAATCTGATCTCCGGATGGATTGAACTGACGGAGGAGGTCAGCTATCCCGAAGAGGAGTACATGGTCTGCTATGGCCGCCGCCAGATCGAGGATATGCTGGACCCAGAGGGAGAAAAGCTCATCGACGATATTCTCATCGAGCACCACGATTCCGAGATCAAGGGCCAGGTGTTCAAGGGAATTGGCCATCTGAAGCTGGGCGGCTTTATGAAGGACTGGGACTATGAGGTCATCGACGCCTACTACTTTGAGATCGGCTTCTCCACGTCGGGCTGGAGGGTGCTGAAGGACCTGAAACAGCAGCGGGAATAG
- a CDS encoding acetoacetate decarboxylase family protein, whose translation MPELNTKVNPAPGEKYVMTQSLIMVPFRADPKKLQSRMLPKPLEPVGDGDIGWVFMVDTAMPGLREVAEGEPPDPDMTEFHELAIGMPAIYKGYEFGYMSQVCLDRQTAGLRRGILRNITYTQITDIQPLLTGRNELKPGTKLYGISNRPHGELVAKASIELTEPYDFEKLPVGCRRFAHARYLRDPASHNEPFIKDIPLFEFTNGLDGVDCWKGKTTLEFGGDYYGKWKDLGEIEPLEGFFYNFGYCYGSDSQITPIEEKGDWKWF comes from the coding sequence ATGCCTGAACTGAATACGAAGGTAAACCCGGCGCCGGGCGAGAAGTATGTGATGACCCAGAGCCTCATCATGGTTCCCTTCCGGGCGGATCCAAAAAAACTGCAATCGCGCATGCTGCCCAAGCCCCTGGAGCCGGTGGGGGACGGCGACATCGGCTGGGTGTTCATGGTGGATACGGCGATGCCGGGGCTGCGGGAGGTGGCTGAAGGCGAGCCGCCAGACCCCGACATGACGGAGTTCCACGAGCTGGCCATCGGAATGCCGGCGATTTACAAGGGATATGAGTTTGGCTACATGTCTCAGGTCTGCCTGGACCGGCAGACCGCCGGACTGCGCCGCGGCATCCTGCGCAACATCACCTATACCCAGATAACGGACATCCAGCCGCTGCTGACCGGCCGGAACGAGCTCAAACCAGGCACGAAGCTCTACGGCATTTCCAACCGCCCCCACGGGGAGCTGGTCGCCAAGGCCTCCATTGAGCTGACCGAGCCCTACGATTTTGAAAAACTTCCCGTCGGCTGCCGGAGATTTGCCCACGCCCGGTATCTGAGAGACCCGGCCAGCCACAACGAGCCCTTTATCAAAGACATTCCCCTGTTCGAATTCACCAACGGCCTGGACGGCGTGGACTGCTGGAAGGGAAAAACCACGCTGGAATTCGGCGGAGACTATTACGGCAAATGGAAGGACCTTGGGGAGATTGAGCCGCTGGAGGGCTTCTTCTACAACTTTGGCTACTGCTATGGAAGCGATTCGCAGATCACGCCCATTGAGGAAAAGGGGGATTGGAAATGGTTTTAA